A genomic stretch from Solanum stenotomum isolate F172 chromosome 8, ASM1918654v1, whole genome shotgun sequence includes:
- the LOC125872869 gene encoding vacuolar protein sorting-associated protein 2 homolog 3-like isoform X1 gives MNIFSKKPNAKEALRESRRELTHATRGIEKEISALQSEEKKLVAEIKRTAKTGNETATKVLARQLIRLRQQIANLQGSRAQMRGIATHTQAISAQSSVAAGMKGATKAMTAMNKQMDPAKQAKVMQDFQRQSAQMDMTTEMMSDAIDDAIDDDEAEEETEDLTNQVLDEIGIDVASQIPCFNLDSCQQLPRAKFLEKGLRNQAVRESMNWRRDWLHLEILDVNILD, from the exons ATGAACATCTTTTCCAAGAAACCCAATGCCAAAG AGGCGCTTCGGGAGAGTAGAAGAGAACTGACTCATGCCACCAGAG GTATTGAGAAGGAAATTTCTGCTTTACAATCAGAG GAAAAGAAACTTGTTGCTGAAATAAAAAGGACTGCTAAAACTGGAAATGAG ACAGCAACAAAAGTTCTAGCACGTCAGTTAATCAGGCTTAGACAGCAAATAGCCAACTTGCAGGGCAGTCGGGCTCAAATGAGAGGTATAGCGACTCACACACAG GCAATATCTGCCCAATCTTCGGTTGCTGCCGGCATGAAAGGAGCCACTAAGGCTATGACTGCTATGAATAAG CAAATGGACCCTGCAAAGCAAGCGAAGGTGATGCAAGATTTCCAGAGGCAATCAGCTCAAATGGATATGACG ACTGAAATGATGTCAGATGCCATAGATGATGCTATAGATGATGACGAAGCAGAAGAGGAAACTGAAGATTTGACAAATCAG GTCCTTGATGAAATTGGAATTGATGTTGCCTCACAG ATCCCGTGTTTTAATCTGGACAGTTGTCAGCAGCTCCCAAGGGCAAAATTTCTGGAAAAAGGACTGAGGAATCAAGCAG TTCGGGAATCGATGAACTGGAGAAGAGATTGGCTGCACTTAGAAATCCTTGATGTCAATATCTTGGACTAG
- the LOC125872869 gene encoding vacuolar protein sorting-associated protein 2 homolog 3-like isoform X2, translating into MNIFSKKPNAKEALRESRRELTHATRGIEKEISALQSEEKKLVAEIKRTAKTGNETATKVLARQLIRLRQQIANLQGSRAQMRGIATHTQAISAQSSVAAGMKGATKAMTAMNKQMDPAKQAKVMQDFQRQSAQMDMTTEMMSDAIDDAIDDDEAEEETEDLTNQVLDEIGIDVASQLSAAPKGKISGKRTEESSSSGIDELEKRLAALRNP; encoded by the exons ATGAACATCTTTTCCAAGAAACCCAATGCCAAAG AGGCGCTTCGGGAGAGTAGAAGAGAACTGACTCATGCCACCAGAG GTATTGAGAAGGAAATTTCTGCTTTACAATCAGAG GAAAAGAAACTTGTTGCTGAAATAAAAAGGACTGCTAAAACTGGAAATGAG ACAGCAACAAAAGTTCTAGCACGTCAGTTAATCAGGCTTAGACAGCAAATAGCCAACTTGCAGGGCAGTCGGGCTCAAATGAGAGGTATAGCGACTCACACACAG GCAATATCTGCCCAATCTTCGGTTGCTGCCGGCATGAAAGGAGCCACTAAGGCTATGACTGCTATGAATAAG CAAATGGACCCTGCAAAGCAAGCGAAGGTGATGCAAGATTTCCAGAGGCAATCAGCTCAAATGGATATGACG ACTGAAATGATGTCAGATGCCATAGATGATGCTATAGATGATGACGAAGCAGAAGAGGAAACTGAAGATTTGACAAATCAG GTCCTTGATGAAATTGGAATTGATGTTGCCTCACAG TTGTCAGCAGCTCCCAAGGGCAAAATTTCTGGAAAAAGGACTGAGGAATCAAGCAG TTCGGGAATCGATGAACTGGAGAAGAGATTGGCTGCACTTAGAAATCCTTGA
- the LOC125872865 gene encoding receptor-like protein Cf-9 homolog, which yields MFPDLRIIDLSSNALSKDLPTSLFQHLKGMTTIDQTMKAPSSKGNRVYYQDSVVAVTKGLKLEVVKILSLYTVIDLSNNKFEGHIPSVLGDLIALRVLNMSHNGLKGHIPPELGSLSLVESLDLSFNHILGEIPQQLSSLTYLEFLNLSHNYLQGCIPQGPQFLTFESNSYEDNDGLRGFPVSKGCGNDPVSETNYTESALDDQESNSEFFNDFWKAALMGYGSGLCIGLSIMYFLISTGNLRWLERIIEELEHKIIMRRRKKQQGQKNYRRRNNRF from the coding sequence ATGTTTCCTGATCTTCGAATCATAGATCTCTCTAGCAATGCCTTATCGAAAGACTTACCAACGAGTCTATTTCAACATTTGAAAGGCATGACCACTATTGATCAAACAATGAAGGCACCAAGTTCTAAAGGAAATCGAGTATACTACCAAGACTCGGTAGTTGCTGTAACAAAGGGATTGaagcttgaagttgtgaaaaTTTTGTCTTTGTACACAGTTATTGATCTTTCAAACAATAAATTTGAAGGACATATTCCTAGTGTTCTAGGAGATCTCATTGCTCTTCGGGTATTGAATATGTCTCATAATGGTTTGAAAGGTCATATACCACCAGAACTTGGAAGTTTGTCTTTAGTAGAATCATTGGACCTTTCATTTAACCATATTTTGGGAGAGATACCACAACAACTTTCTTCTCTTACATATCTTGAATTCTTAAATCTCTCACACAATTATCTCCAAGGATGCATCCCTCAAGGGCCTCAATTTCTTACCTTTGAGAGCAATTCATATGAAGATAATGATGGATTACGTGGATTCCCCGTTTCAAAAGGTTGTGGCAATGATCCTGTGTCAGAGACAAATTATACAGAGTCTGCGCTAGACGATCAAGAAAGCAATTCtgaattttttaatgatttttggaaAGCAGCTCTGATGGGCTATGGCAGTGGGCTGTGTATTGGATTATCCATAATGTATTTCTTGATCTCAACTGGAAATCTAAGATGGCTTGAAAGAATCATTGAAGAACTGGAACACAAAATTATCATGCGAAGGAGAAAGAAGCAACAAGGTCAAAAGAATtacagaagaagaaataatcgCTTCTAG